In Nocardioides conyzicola, one genomic interval encodes:
- a CDS encoding LysR family transcriptional regulator, with protein MDVRRLRLLLELSRLGSMHEVAAELGTTTSAVSQGIAALAREVHTPLVEPDGRRVRLTPAGHRLAEHAVTILAAVEAARLDLDPAAEPVGVLRVAGFATAIRRSLLPAMDDLAQTHPGIEVRVHEYEPLEAFDLLARDDVDLALTYDYNLAPLSWRSDHEVAELWSVDWGLGVPARERRAPFASYADRDWIVNSRNTADEEVLRTLASMAGFTPRIVHRIDALELVDDLIVAGRGIGLLPRGPASRRGVRVLPLTDPRVTMRAYAVTRRGRDRWPPLRAVLDRLAVPT; from the coding sequence ATGGACGTACGTCGGCTCCGGCTGCTCCTCGAGCTCTCCCGGCTGGGGTCGATGCACGAGGTCGCCGCCGAGCTCGGCACCACGACGTCCGCGGTGTCCCAAGGCATCGCCGCCCTGGCCCGCGAGGTGCACACCCCGCTGGTCGAGCCGGACGGCCGCCGGGTGCGGCTGACCCCCGCCGGCCACCGGCTGGCCGAGCACGCGGTCACCATCCTCGCCGCCGTGGAGGCCGCGCGCCTCGACCTCGACCCGGCCGCCGAACCTGTCGGGGTGCTGCGGGTCGCCGGCTTCGCGACCGCCATCCGGCGTTCGCTCCTGCCCGCGATGGACGACCTCGCGCAGACCCACCCCGGCATCGAGGTGCGGGTGCACGAGTACGAGCCGCTCGAGGCGTTCGACCTGCTCGCCCGCGACGACGTCGACCTCGCGCTCACCTACGACTACAACCTCGCACCTCTCTCCTGGCGCAGCGACCACGAGGTCGCCGAGCTGTGGAGCGTGGACTGGGGCCTCGGCGTGCCGGCCCGGGAGAGGCGCGCGCCGTTCGCGTCCTACGCCGACCGCGACTGGATCGTGAACTCTCGCAACACCGCCGACGAGGAGGTGCTCCGCACGCTCGCCTCGATGGCCGGCTTCACGCCGCGGATCGTGCACCGGATCGACGCGCTGGAGCTGGTCGACGACCTGATCGTGGCCGGGCGCGGGATCGGGCTGCTGCCACGCGGCCCGGCGTCCCGGCGCGGCGTGCGCGTGCTGCCGCTGACCGACCCGCGGGTCACCATGCGGGCGTACGCCGTGACGCGGCGCGGCCGCGACCGGTGGCCGCCCCTGCGCGCGGTGCTGGACCGGCTGGCCGTGCCGACCTAA
- a CDS encoding site-specific DNA-methyltransferase — MGEPWNAFVEGDNLDVLPTLPARLGRAVDLVYIDPPYNTGNDFAYHDDFREDGSRRSRHQAWVAMMRPRLEAAREVLAETGAIFVSIDDNEVAHLRLLMDEVYGEDNLLAQVVVNLNPKGRQLGKGFATNHEYVLVYARDARRTVLDASSADGVDERDFPLTAPDGRRHRLLPLRNTNKKFNPVTARTLHFAVWGDPGSGRVSTTPFDGAVEIEPVFGDGRPAVWRWSRPLIDERPEDVVCRVVKGKNGDRVDVYQRDWLHRDVPGGRRKKLRTIWLAEEVGSTDTAVAELKELVGHVFESPKPTGLVRRILGTMPDDALVVDFFAGSGTTGHAVALQNAADGGSRRCVSVNSAEPTRPGSNARNAGLLTVADITRARLQAVADTVGGGYEELAP; from the coding sequence ATGGGCGAGCCGTGGAACGCGTTCGTCGAGGGCGACAACCTCGACGTGCTGCCGACGCTGCCTGCTCGCCTCGGCCGCGCCGTCGACCTGGTCTACATCGACCCGCCGTACAACACCGGCAACGACTTCGCCTACCACGACGACTTCCGGGAGGACGGCTCGCGGCGCAGCCGCCACCAGGCCTGGGTCGCGATGATGCGGCCGCGGCTGGAGGCCGCGCGCGAGGTGCTGGCCGAGACAGGCGCGATCTTCGTCAGCATCGACGACAACGAGGTCGCGCACCTGCGGCTGCTGATGGACGAGGTGTACGGCGAGGACAACCTGCTCGCCCAGGTGGTGGTCAACCTCAACCCGAAGGGCCGCCAGCTCGGCAAGGGCTTCGCGACCAACCACGAGTACGTCCTGGTCTACGCGCGCGACGCCCGGCGTACGGTCCTCGACGCGAGCAGCGCCGACGGCGTCGACGAGCGCGACTTCCCGCTGACGGCGCCGGACGGGCGGCGCCACCGGCTGCTGCCGCTGCGCAACACCAACAAGAAGTTCAACCCGGTCACGGCGCGCACCCTGCACTTCGCCGTCTGGGGCGATCCCGGGAGCGGGCGGGTGAGCACGACGCCGTTCGACGGGGCGGTCGAGATCGAGCCCGTCTTCGGTGACGGCCGGCCGGCGGTCTGGCGGTGGAGCCGACCGCTCATCGACGAGCGCCCCGAGGACGTGGTCTGCCGCGTGGTCAAGGGCAAGAACGGCGACCGGGTCGACGTCTACCAGCGCGACTGGCTGCACCGCGACGTCCCCGGTGGTCGACGCAAGAAGCTGCGCACCATCTGGCTCGCCGAGGAGGTCGGCTCGACGGACACCGCCGTCGCCGAGCTCAAGGAGCTGGTCGGCCACGTCTTCGAGTCGCCGAAGCCGACCGGGCTGGTCCGCCGGATCCTCGGGACGATGCCCGACGACGCGCTGGTGGTCGACTTCTTCGCGGGCAGCGGTACGACGGGGCACGCGGTCGCCCTCCAGAACGCCGCCGACGGTGGCTCACGCCGCTGCGTCAGCGTGAACTCCGCCGAGCCCACCCGCCCCGGCTCCAACGCCCGCAACGCCGGCCTGCTGACGGTCGCCGACATCACGCGGGCCCGCCTGCAGGCCGTCGCAGACACCGTCGGCGGCGGCTACGAGGAGCTCGCCCCTTAG
- a CDS encoding WS/DGAT/MGAT family O-acyltransferase, with the protein MPMHVGGLQLFEKPEGAGRSYGREMYESMRDVEEIAPLFLKRPHRSISTAGQLTWVEDEQFDIDHHVRHSALPKPGRIRELLDLSSRLHSTRLAWERPLWEAHVIEGLRDGRVALYTKVHHSLVDGISAMRLVQSTLSPDPDLRDMPPPWDARTRRGRTKAPREQTELSEIPTMALRSALGITAEAAGLPGALIKTISKGVRNETSSLSLYAPRTIFNEKITGSRRFAAQDWPIERLQAIGQATGTTLNDIVLAMCGGAVRRYLLELGALPDTPLVAMVPIGLKAKESHIASTEGGNAVGSVMCQLGTDLEDPIDRLMVIHTAMQDGKEALSTMTPLQIMAMSALGQAPAIAAPMLRMSGLVRPPYNLIISNVPGPRETQYWNGAKLVGHYPLSIPINGMALNITCISYDGNLGFGLIGCRRTVPHLQRLLTYLDGELVALEKAAGV; encoded by the coding sequence ATGCCGATGCACGTCGGCGGCCTCCAGCTCTTCGAGAAGCCGGAGGGTGCGGGCCGCAGCTACGGCCGTGAGATGTACGAGTCGATGCGTGACGTCGAGGAGATCGCGCCGCTCTTCCTCAAGCGGCCCCATCGCTCGATCTCGACGGCCGGTCAGCTGACCTGGGTCGAGGACGAGCAGTTCGACATCGACCACCACGTCCGGCACAGCGCGCTGCCGAAGCCGGGCCGGATCCGCGAGCTGCTCGACCTCAGCAGCCGGCTGCACAGCACCCGGCTCGCCTGGGAGCGGCCGCTGTGGGAGGCACACGTCATCGAGGGCCTGCGCGACGGGCGGGTGGCGCTCTACACGAAGGTCCACCACTCGCTGGTCGACGGCATCTCGGCGATGCGGCTGGTGCAGAGCACGCTCAGCCCCGACCCCGACCTGCGCGACATGCCGCCGCCGTGGGACGCCCGGACCCGCCGCGGCCGCACCAAGGCACCGCGCGAGCAGACCGAGCTCTCCGAGATCCCGACCATGGCCCTGCGTTCGGCGCTGGGCATCACCGCCGAGGCCGCGGGCCTGCCGGGCGCGCTGATCAAGACCATCAGCAAGGGCGTGCGCAACGAGACCTCGTCGCTCTCGCTCTACGCACCGCGCACGATCTTCAACGAGAAGATCACCGGCTCACGACGGTTCGCCGCGCAGGACTGGCCGATCGAGCGGCTGCAGGCGATCGGCCAGGCGACCGGGACGACGCTCAACGACATCGTGCTCGCGATGTGCGGCGGCGCCGTACGCCGCTACCTGCTCGAGCTCGGCGCGCTCCCCGACACGCCCCTCGTCGCGATGGTGCCGATCGGGCTCAAGGCCAAGGAGTCCCACATCGCCTCCACCGAGGGCGGCAACGCCGTCGGCTCGGTGATGTGCCAGCTCGGCACCGACCTGGAGGACCCGATCGACCGCCTCATGGTGATCCACACCGCCATGCAGGACGGCAAGGAGGCGCTGTCGACCATGACGCCCCTCCAGATCATGGCGATGAGCGCGCTCGGCCAGGCGCCGGCGATCGCCGCACCGATGCTGCGGATGTCGGGCCTGGTGCGGCCGCCGTACAACCTGATCATCAGCAACGTCCCCGGGCCGCGCGAGACGCAGTACTGGAACGGCGCCAAGCTGGTCGGCCACTACCCGCTGTCGATCCCGATCAACGGGATGGCCCTCAACATCACGTGCATCTCGTACGACGGCAACCTGGGCTTCGGCCTGATCGGCTGCCGCCGGACGGTGCCGCACCTGCAGCGGCTACTGACCTACCTCGACGGCGAGCTGGTCGCGCTGGAGAAGGCCGCCGGCGTCTGA
- a CDS encoding phosphodiester glycosidase family protein produces the protein MRTRVSVVVGVLACALVTGSPAIAERSEHADRRVLHPRHTSGDEPGWIAPDVVGRLGASQRSSVITRAVVPGVTYTRWTQTDARGPIQAHLLTLDPRTPGLRLDYADSGTVRGVATVPDILARGGAVAGVNGDFYDIGRTGAPLGLGKDRAHGVLHGRTSGWNSAFYLDHRGRPRIGELPLDLRVRHHPEITLTTLNSPYVPADSVGYYTPRWGPTAGYAVTQGQRTKVRAVWIKHHRVVRVATRLKAGKVIPGGVLIGRGAGVRQLRGLKKGMRVVVRAALRGHPRMAITGNQLLVTDGVVSVIDNRVMHPRTAIGVDNDTGEILLLVIDGRRAGSRGYTMLELANLMVDLGADQALNLDGGGSSTMVARGLEGRNRVVNTPSDGFLRRVANALEVTYRKPKG, from the coding sequence GTGCGGACTCGGGTGTCGGTGGTCGTGGGCGTGCTCGCGTGCGCCCTCGTCACCGGCTCGCCGGCCATCGCCGAGAGGTCCGAGCACGCCGACCGGCGGGTGCTGCACCCCCGGCACACCTCGGGCGACGAGCCCGGCTGGATCGCACCCGACGTGGTCGGCCGGCTCGGCGCCTCGCAGCGCTCGAGCGTCATCACCCGCGCGGTCGTCCCGGGCGTGACCTACACACGCTGGACGCAGACCGACGCCCGCGGCCCCATCCAGGCGCACCTGCTCACCCTCGATCCCCGGACTCCCGGGCTGCGGCTCGACTACGCCGACTCGGGCACCGTGCGCGGCGTCGCGACCGTGCCCGACATCCTCGCGCGCGGCGGTGCGGTGGCCGGCGTCAACGGGGACTTCTACGACATCGGGCGGACGGGCGCCCCGCTCGGCCTCGGCAAGGACCGCGCCCACGGTGTGCTGCACGGCCGCACGAGCGGCTGGAACTCCGCCTTCTACCTCGACCACCGCGGCCGGCCGCGGATCGGCGAGCTGCCGCTGGACCTGCGGGTGCGGCACCACCCCGAGATCACGCTGACCACCCTGAACTCGCCGTACGTGCCGGCCGACAGCGTCGGCTACTACACGCCGCGCTGGGGACCGACGGCCGGCTACGCCGTGACCCAGGGCCAGCGCACGAAGGTCCGGGCGGTGTGGATCAAGCACCACCGGGTCGTCCGGGTGGCCACGAGGCTCAAGGCCGGCAAGGTGATCCCGGGTGGCGTGCTGATCGGCCGGGGTGCCGGGGTGCGCCAGCTCCGCGGCCTCAAGAAGGGCATGCGGGTCGTGGTGCGCGCCGCCCTCCGGGGCCACCCGCGGATGGCCATCACCGGCAACCAGCTGCTGGTCACCGATGGCGTCGTGAGCGTCATCGACAACCGGGTGATGCACCCGCGGACGGCGATCGGCGTCGACAACGACACCGGCGAGATCCTGCTGCTGGTCATCGACGGCCGGCGTGCGGGCAGTCGCGGCTACACGATGCTCGAGCTGGCCAACCTGATGGTCGACCTGGGCGCCGACCAGGCGCTCAACCTCGACGGCGGCGGGTCGTCGACGATGGTGGCGCGCGGCCTCGAGGGCCGCAACCGCGTCGTGAACACGCCGTCCGACGGCTTCCTACGCCGGGTCGCCAACGCGCTCGAGGTGACCTACCGCAAGCCGAAGGGCTAG
- a CDS encoding EamA family transporter yields MKSQSRTGASMAMVSMLCVQLGLAASVGLIDHVGAEGAAWLRLTWAGLLMLAIVRPRASAFSREALRAGIALGVVTAGLTMLFMAAVARLPLGTASALEFLGPLGVAVVRSRGTGRLWALLAAVGVLCLTQPWAGAADPVGVAYALGAAACWAAYILLTQRVGDHVSGIAGLSISMPVAALVATVVAGPGVIGQLTPELVLIGLGLAILLPVVPFTLELLALRRLTAGAFGTLMALEPAFALVIGFAALHQVPNLLGVVGVGFVVAAGVGAERSGARADAPSDAGGLLQRDQLAVEVGQ; encoded by the coding sequence ATGAAGTCCCAGTCCCGGACCGGTGCCTCGATGGCGATGGTCTCCATGCTCTGCGTCCAGCTCGGCCTGGCCGCCTCCGTCGGCCTGATCGACCACGTGGGCGCCGAGGGTGCGGCCTGGCTCCGGCTGACCTGGGCCGGCCTGCTCATGCTGGCCATCGTCCGGCCGCGCGCATCGGCGTTCAGCCGCGAGGCGCTGCGCGCCGGCATCGCCCTCGGCGTCGTCACCGCCGGGCTCACCATGCTGTTCATGGCGGCGGTCGCCCGCCTGCCCTTGGGTACGGCGAGCGCGCTGGAGTTCCTCGGGCCGCTCGGTGTCGCGGTGGTCCGCAGCCGGGGGACCGGGCGCCTGTGGGCACTGCTCGCCGCCGTCGGGGTGCTGTGCCTGACCCAACCCTGGGCCGGTGCCGCCGACCCGGTGGGGGTCGCCTACGCACTCGGCGCGGCCGCCTGCTGGGCGGCGTACATCCTGCTCACCCAGCGGGTCGGCGACCACGTCAGCGGGATCGCCGGGCTGTCGATCTCCATGCCGGTCGCGGCACTGGTCGCGACCGTCGTCGCCGGACCGGGCGTCATCGGGCAGCTGACGCCGGAGCTGGTGCTCATCGGTCTGGGGCTGGCGATCCTGCTGCCCGTCGTACCGTTCACGCTCGAGCTGCTGGCCCTCCGTCGCCTCACCGCCGGCGCGTTCGGCACGCTGATGGCGCTGGAGCCGGCGTTTGCGTTGGTCATCGGGTTCGCCGCGCTGCACCAGGTGCCGAACCTGCTCGGCGTCGTCGGTGTCGGGTTCGTGGTTGCGGCGGGGGTCGGTGCCGAGCGCAGCGGTGCGCGCGCGGACGCGCCGTCAGACGCCGGCGGCCTTCTCCAGCGCGACCAGCTCGCCGTCGAGGTAGGTCAGTAG